The Coffea arabica cultivar ET-39 chromosome 3c, Coffea Arabica ET-39 HiFi, whole genome shotgun sequence genome contains a region encoding:
- the LOC113735318 gene encoding uncharacterized protein, whose translation MEISVISDALTSVASTQGLSLGVSKLNFCSNQSSEQSAGILQISAMIFPLDAVAPPPVKSNRTRTLPRRLIKKRRRTRRRSSTGDDDNDDPEEVFGFFGGDGGVFDGPFNNGGGGGGSWNFGGFGGANWEGYSSNSYNDPAFDFVYEVLSWIVLSNCLHFAFKKVVRIVADVFGDPAREKVPMRLEPVC comes from the coding sequence ATGGAAATCTCTGTCATCTCCGATGCATTAACGTCAGTGGCCTCAACCCAAGGTTTAAGCTTAGGGGTTTCAAAGCTCAACTTCTGTTCAAATCAGTCTTCTGAACAATCCGCCGGAATTCTTCAAATCTCCGCCATGATTTTTCCGCTCGATGCTGTTGCACCACCGCCGGTGAAGTCGAATCGGACAAGAACTTTACCGCGTAGACTGATCAAGAAAAGGCGTCGTACCAGAAGAAGATCTTCAACCGGTGATGATGATAATGATGATCCGGAAGAAGTTTTCGGGTTTTTTGGCGGCGACGGAGGAGTTTTTGATGGGCCGTTTAATAATGGTGGCGGCGGCGGCGGTAGTTGGAATTTTGGTGGGTTTGGAGGGGCAAATTGGGAAGGGTACTCATCCAACTCGTATAATGATCCAGCGTTCGATTTTGTTTACGAGGTGTTGTCGTGGATTGTTTTATCGAATTGTTTGCATTTTGCGTTTAAGAAGGTTGTGAGGattgtggctgatgtatttGGTGATCCTGCTAGGGAGAAGGTCCCGATGAGATTGGAACCTGTTTGCTGA